Proteins from a single region of Pongo pygmaeus isolate AG05252 chromosome 3, NHGRI_mPonPyg2-v2.0_pri, whole genome shotgun sequence:
- the TRAM1L1 gene encoding translocating chain-associated membrane protein 1-like 1: MGLRKKSTKNPPVLSQEFILQNHADIVSCVGMFFLLGLVFEGTAEASIVFLTLQHSVAVPAAEEQATGSKSLYYYGVKDLATVFFYMLVAIIIHATIQEYVLDKINKRMQFTKAKQNKFNESGQFSVFYFFSCIWGTFILISENCLSDPTLIWKARPHSMMTFQMKFFYISQLAYWFHAFPELYFQKTRKQDIPRQLVYIGLHLFHITGAYLLYLNHLGLLLLVLHYFVELLSHMCGLFYFSDEKYQKGLSLWAIVFILGRLVTLIVSVLTVGFHLAGSQNRNPDALTGNVNVLAAKIAVLSSSCTIQAYVTWNLITLWLQRWVEDSNIQASCMKKKRSRSSKKRTENGVGVETSNRVDCPPKRKEKSS, from the coding sequence ATGGGGCTCCGTAAGAAGAGCACCAAGAACCCCCCCGTTCTGAGCCAGGAATTCATCCTGCAGAATCATGCGGACATCGTCTCCTGCGTGGGGATGTTCTTCCTGCTGGGGCTTGTGTTCGAGGGAACAGCAGAAGCATCCATCGTGTTTCTCACTCTTCAGCACAGTGTTGCTGTCCCTGCAGCAGAGGAACAAGCCACGGGATCAAAGTCCCTCTATTATTATGGTGTCAAAGATTTGGCCACGGTTTTCTTCTACATGCTGGTGGCAATCATTATTCACGCCACAATTCAGGAGTATGTGTTGGATAAAATTAACAAGAGAATGCAGTTCACCAAAGCGAAACAAAACAAGTTTAACGAATCTGGTCAGTTTAGTgtgttctactttttttcttgtatttgggGCACATTCATTTTAATCTCTGAAAACTGCCTGTCAGACCCAACTCTCATATGGAAGGCTCGTCCCCATAGCATGATGACATTTCAAATGAAGTTTTTCTACATATCCCAGTTGGCTTACTGGTTTCATGCTTTTCCTGAACTCTACTTccagaaaaccagaaaacaagACATCCCTCGTCAACTTGTCTACATTGGTCTTCACCTCTTCCACATTACTGGAGCTTATCTCTTGTACTTAAATCATTTGGGACTTCTTCTTTTGGTACTGCATTATTTTGTTGAGTTACTTTCCCACATGTGCGGCCTGTTTTACTTTAGTGATGAAAAGTACCAGAAAGGCTTATCTCTGTGGGCCATTGTGTTTATCTTGGGTAGACTTGTGACTTTAATTGTTTCCGTACTCACTGTTGGGTTTCACCTGGCTGGATCGCAGAATCGGAATCCTGATGCCCTTACTGGAAATGTAAATGTGTTGGCAGCTAAAATTGCTGTTCTGTCATCCAGTTGCACGATCCAAGCCTACGTAACATGGAACTTAATTACTCTCTGGCTTCAGAGGTGGGTAGAAGATTCTAATATTCAGGCCTCATGTATGAAGAAGAAAAGGTCGAGATCTtctaaaaaaagaacagaaaacggAGTGGGAGTGGAAACTTCAAATAGAGTAGACTGTCCgccaaagaggaaagagaaatctTCATAA